Proteins from a single region of Cupriavidus sp. MP-37:
- the garD gene encoding galactarate dehydratase, which translates to MAGTSTAADQASRPLYITMHPHDNVAIVANDGGLTAGAAFPCGLVLAEAVPQGHKVALADLREGDAVIRYNVVIGYALKDLPRGSWVNERVIRMPAAPGLEDLPVGTRVTPLPPLEGYTFEGYRNADGSVGTRNILGITTTVQCVEGVVEFAVRRIKEELLPKYPNVDDVVGLEHTYGCGVAIDAPDAGIPIRTIRNIALNPNFGGEVMIVSLGCEKLQPARLIGAGAIPIQKEGEPDVVCLQDEQHVGFASMIDAIMATAERHLARLNARRRETCPASELVVGVQCGGSDAFSGVTANPAVGFATDLLVRAGATVMFSEVTEVRDGIDQLTARAATPEVAEALVRQMAWYDRYLEKGQVDRSANTTPGNKKGGLSNIVEKAMGSIVKSGTGPIHGVTGPGEKVTQKGLIYAATPAGDFVCGTLQLAAGMNLHVFTTGRGTPYGLAEVPVVKVSTRNDLARRWHDLMDINAGRIATGEATIEEVGWELFHTLLAVASGKKSWAEHWKIRNALVLFNPAPVT; encoded by the coding sequence ATGGCAGGAACCTCGACAGCGGCTGACCAGGCCTCGCGCCCCCTCTACATCACCATGCACCCCCACGACAACGTCGCCATTGTTGCCAACGACGGCGGCCTGACGGCGGGCGCCGCGTTTCCGTGCGGCCTGGTGCTGGCCGAAGCCGTCCCGCAAGGCCACAAGGTGGCGCTAGCCGACCTGCGCGAAGGCGACGCCGTGATCCGCTACAACGTGGTGATCGGCTACGCGCTCAAGGACCTGCCGCGCGGCAGCTGGGTCAACGAGCGCGTGATCCGCATGCCGGCCGCGCCGGGGCTGGAGGATCTGCCGGTCGGCACGCGCGTGACGCCGCTGCCGCCGCTGGAGGGCTATACCTTCGAGGGCTATCGCAATGCCGACGGCTCGGTCGGCACGCGCAATATCCTGGGCATCACCACCACGGTGCAGTGCGTCGAGGGCGTGGTCGAGTTCGCGGTGCGCCGCATCAAGGAAGAACTGCTGCCGAAGTATCCCAACGTCGACGACGTGGTGGGCCTGGAGCACACCTACGGCTGCGGCGTGGCGATCGACGCGCCCGATGCCGGCATCCCGATCCGCACCATCCGCAATATCGCGCTGAATCCCAACTTCGGCGGCGAGGTGATGATCGTCAGCCTGGGCTGCGAGAAGCTGCAGCCGGCGCGGCTGATCGGCGCCGGCGCCATCCCGATCCAGAAAGAAGGCGAGCCCGACGTGGTGTGCCTGCAGGATGAGCAGCACGTGGGCTTTGCCTCGATGATCGATGCGATCATGGCGACGGCGGAAAGGCACCTGGCGCGCCTGAACGCGCGCCGGCGCGAGACCTGCCCGGCGTCGGAGCTGGTGGTAGGGGTCCAGTGCGGCGGCAGCGACGCGTTCTCCGGCGTTACCGCCAATCCGGCGGTGGGCTTCGCCACCGACCTGCTGGTGCGCGCCGGCGCCACGGTGATGTTCTCCGAAGTGACCGAGGTGCGCGACGGCATCGACCAGCTCACCGCACGCGCCGCCACGCCCGAGGTGGCCGAGGCGCTGGTGCGCCAGATGGCCTGGTATGACCGTTATCTTGAGAAGGGCCAGGTCGACCGCAGCGCCAACACCACGCCGGGCAACAAGAAGGGCGGCCTGTCCAACATCGTCGAAAAGGCGATGGGCTCGATCGTCAAGTCGGGCACCGGCCCGATCCACGGCGTTACCGGCCCGGGGGAAAAGGTCACGCAGAAAGGCCTGATCTACGCCGCCACGCCCGCCGGCGACTTTGTTTGCGGCACGCTGCAACTTGCCGCCGGCATGAACCTGCACGTCTTCACCACCGGGCGCGGCACCCCGTACGGGCTGGCGGAAGTGCCGGTGGTCAAGGTCTCTACCCGCAACGACCTGGCGCGGCGCTGGCACGACCTGATGGACATCAACGCCGGGCGCATCGCCACCGGCGAAGCCACCATCGAGGAAGTGGGCTGGGAGCTGTTCCACACGCTGCTGGCCGTGGCCAGCGGCAAGAAGTCATGGGCCGAGCACTGGAAGATCCGCAATGCGCTGGTGTTGTTCAATCCGGCGCCGGTGACCTGA
- a CDS encoding cyclase family protein — MRWKQRPQGSNWGDFGPDDQLGRINLIGPEQVIKGAREVQAGLSFCLSLPLDYPGGNKLNPRRHPPVLRPTFRDDAPYTNFPLAKMDPAATDVISDDQVLMSLQYSTQWDALAHVGALFDADGDGRPERVYYNGYRANEHIVGPMDYAEDDNFAAHPCGHDHSAAHALGIENFAVKGMQGRGVLVDLAHVFGMDFRNVGYDDLMRAMEAAKAEVERGDMLLLRTGFAEVVLSMQREPDETVLHHSCCALDGRDDKLLNWITDAGIAALIADNYAVERYPARPAPAGDANHPLLPLHHHCLFKLGLPLGELWYLRELADWLRGNGRTRFQLTAPPLRLPGAVGSPVTPIATV, encoded by the coding sequence ATGCGCTGGAAGCAACGTCCGCAAGGTTCCAACTGGGGAGACTTCGGCCCCGACGACCAGCTCGGCCGCATCAATTTGATCGGGCCGGAACAGGTCATCAAGGGCGCGCGCGAGGTGCAGGCGGGCCTGAGCTTCTGCCTGTCGCTGCCGCTGGACTACCCCGGCGGCAACAAGCTCAATCCGCGCCGCCATCCGCCGGTACTGCGGCCGACCTTCCGCGACGATGCGCCGTATACCAATTTCCCGCTGGCCAAAATGGACCCGGCCGCCACCGATGTCATCAGCGACGACCAGGTGCTGATGTCCCTGCAGTACAGCACGCAATGGGACGCGCTGGCGCACGTGGGCGCGCTCTTCGACGCCGACGGCGATGGGCGGCCCGAGCGCGTCTACTACAACGGCTACCGCGCCAACGAGCATATCGTCGGCCCGATGGACTATGCCGAGGACGACAACTTCGCCGCGCACCCGTGCGGCCACGACCACAGCGCGGCGCACGCCCTAGGCATCGAGAACTTCGCGGTCAAGGGCATGCAGGGCCGCGGCGTGCTGGTGGACCTGGCGCACGTCTTCGGCATGGACTTCCGCAATGTTGGTTATGACGACCTGATGCGCGCGATGGAAGCCGCCAAGGCGGAAGTCGAACGCGGCGACATGCTGCTGCTGCGCACCGGCTTTGCCGAAGTGGTGCTGTCGATGCAGCGCGAGCCCGATGAAACCGTGCTGCACCACAGCTGCTGCGCGCTCGACGGGCGCGACGACAAGCTGCTGAACTGGATTACCGATGCGGGCATCGCGGCGCTGATCGCTGACAACTATGCGGTGGAGCGCTACCCGGCCCGCCCGGCGCCCGCGGGCGATGCGAACCATCCTTTGCTGCCGCTGCATCACCATTGCCTGTTCAAGCTGGGATTGCCGCTGGGGGAACTGTGGTACTTGCGGGAGCTGGCGGATTGGCTGCGGGGGAATGGGCGTACGCGGTTTCAGTTGACGGCGCCGCCGTTGCGGTTGCCGGGGGCGGTGGGGTCGCCGGTGACGCCGATTGCTACGGTGTGA
- a CDS encoding LysR family transcriptional regulator → MRISLRRLRYFAATAETGSTTAAARLLNVSQPSISVAIRELETLFDEALFARDAGARMTLTRFGVRKLAEARQILGAATAFEVDKSGNGAAGEVQIGIFRTLAPVYLPLVLRIARERYPNLAVRFVEGDLAQLEDWLHGGQIELALSYDVGMPEDLERERLAELRPYGLVPAGSRLARRRGSVSLHDLAREPLILIDLPHSREFLMAPFWQYGLQPEVRYRATSLELARGMVANGLGVALLITQAPASSQITAVVEKPIREETVRQPLVIARAARATRSRASELLAECMRAAVAEAKAATATGAGKRPRAA, encoded by the coding sequence ATGCGTATCTCGCTGCGGCGGTTGCGCTACTTCGCCGCAACCGCGGAAACCGGCAGCACCACGGCGGCGGCCCGGCTGCTGAACGTCTCGCAGCCGTCGATCTCCGTTGCCATCCGCGAGCTCGAGACGCTGTTCGACGAAGCCCTGTTTGCCCGCGACGCCGGCGCGCGCATGACGCTGACGCGCTTCGGCGTGCGCAAGCTGGCCGAAGCGCGCCAGATCCTCGGCGCGGCCACGGCGTTTGAAGTGGACAAGAGCGGCAACGGCGCGGCCGGCGAAGTGCAGATCGGGATCTTCCGCACGCTGGCGCCGGTCTACCTGCCGCTGGTGCTGCGCATCGCGCGCGAACGCTACCCGAACCTGGCGGTGCGTTTCGTCGAGGGCGACCTGGCGCAGCTGGAAGACTGGCTGCATGGCGGGCAGATCGAACTGGCGCTGAGCTACGACGTCGGCATGCCTGAAGACCTCGAGCGCGAACGGCTGGCCGAGCTGCGGCCCTACGGCCTGGTGCCTGCCGGCTCACGGCTGGCGCGGCGCCGCGGCAGCGTCTCGCTGCACGACCTGGCGCGGGAGCCGCTGATCCTGATCGACCTGCCGCACAGCCGCGAATTCCTGATGGCGCCGTTCTGGCAATACGGGCTGCAGCCCGAAGTGCGCTACCGCGCCACCTCGCTCGAACTGGCGCGCGGCATGGTCGCCAACGGCCTGGGCGTGGCGCTGCTGATCACGCAGGCGCCCGCGTCATCGCAGATTACCGCCGTGGTGGAGAAACCGATCCGGGAAGAGACCGTGCGCCAGCCGCTGGTGATCGCCCGCGCGGCACGCGCCACGCGGTCCCGCGCCTCGGAATTGCTGGCCGAATGCATGCGCGCGGCCGTGGCGGAAGCCAAGGCCGCCACCGCCACAGGCGCCGGCAAGCGCCCGCGCGCTGCCTGA
- a CDS encoding acyl-CoA dehydrogenase family protein: MLKRLGVEPGDLEIADAIGRFAQSELAPLAAEVDRAETSTTRYVPQLAELGLMGMNLPERWGGTETSPVALILSLVEIAKACASTSSMLGAHYLATDSILIGGDDSQRARWLPGAAAGTRLGAFALTEPRAGSNPADMATRATPEGDGYRLRGVKHFISNAEAADFIVVYAKTDPDAGTRGISAFVVDRHSDGVQVAPAEKLMGIHGAPAHEVALDCFVPAANRLGPEGTGFRTAMKVLDNSRLDVAATSLGIAEAALACAVDWARQRQVGGEPLARKQGLQWMFADMRTRLEAAWLLTLQAAARRRDGEPFTEQASMAKLYASEMVGFVTDAALQIHGGYGFTRDMPLERLVRDARILRIYEGSSEIQRTVIARAVLA; the protein is encoded by the coding sequence ATGCTTAAACGACTGGGCGTCGAGCCCGGCGACCTGGAGATCGCCGATGCCATTGGCCGCTTCGCGCAGAGCGAACTGGCGCCGCTGGCGGCCGAAGTGGACCGCGCGGAGACGTCCACCACGCGCTATGTGCCGCAACTCGCTGAGCTGGGCCTGATGGGGATGAACCTGCCGGAACGCTGGGGCGGGACCGAAACCTCGCCGGTGGCGCTGATCCTGTCGCTGGTGGAGATTGCCAAAGCCTGCGCTTCGACGTCGTCGATGCTCGGTGCGCATTACCTGGCCACCGATTCCATCCTGATCGGCGGCGACGACAGCCAGCGCGCGCGCTGGCTGCCCGGCGCGGCGGCCGGCACGCGGCTGGGGGCCTTCGCGCTGACCGAGCCGCGTGCCGGCTCCAACCCGGCCGACATGGCGACGCGCGCCACGCCGGAAGGCGATGGCTACCGACTGCGCGGGGTCAAGCACTTCATTTCCAATGCCGAGGCGGCCGACTTTATCGTGGTATATGCCAAGACCGACCCGGACGCGGGCACGCGCGGCATCAGCGCCTTCGTGGTGGACCGGCACAGCGATGGCGTGCAGGTGGCGCCGGCCGAGAAACTGATGGGCATCCACGGCGCCCCGGCCCATGAGGTGGCGCTCGACTGCTTCGTGCCCGCCGCCAACCGTCTCGGGCCCGAGGGCACGGGTTTCCGCACCGCGATGAAAGTGCTGGACAACAGCCGGCTCGACGTGGCCGCCACCAGCCTGGGCATCGCCGAGGCGGCGCTGGCCTGCGCGGTGGACTGGGCCAGGCAGCGCCAGGTCGGCGGCGAGCCGCTGGCGCGCAAGCAGGGCCTGCAATGGATGTTCGCGGACATGCGCACGCGGCTGGAGGCGGCGTGGCTGCTGACGCTGCAGGCCGCGGCGCGGCGCCGGGACGGCGAGCCCTTTACCGAGCAGGCGTCGATGGCAAAGCTCTATGCGTCGGAGATGGTGGGGTTCGTCACCGATGCCGCGCTGCAGATCCACGGCGGCTACGGTTTCACGCGGGACATGCCGCTGGAGCGGCTGGTGCGCGATGCGCGCATCCTGCGCATCTACGAGGGCTCGTCGGAAATCCAGCGGACGGTGATCGCGCGCGCGGTGCTGGCGTAG
- a CDS encoding DUF1484 family protein, with protein MSEIDLSTARYSLLAVAAGIDGVLVLLEQQSEWWEGAFGAFCLLGLVKAQLERVLEELPVS; from the coding sequence ATGTCGGAAATCGATCTATCAACGGCGCGGTACAGTCTTTTGGCAGTGGCAGCGGGAATAGATGGCGTGCTTGTGCTGCTCGAGCAGCAGAGTGAATGGTGGGAGGGGGCCTTTGGGGCGTTTTGCCTGTTGGGTTTGGTGAAGGCCCAGTTGGAACGGGTGTTGGAAGAGCTGCCGGTTTCTTAA
- a CDS encoding DUF3820 family protein: protein MTDFDADALKRLVTVTMPFGKHKGTLIADLPGNYLNWFAREGFPPGQIGALLALMHELDHNGLAYLLKPLRGGDDA from the coding sequence ATGACCGATTTCGACGCCGACGCCCTCAAACGGCTGGTCACCGTCACCATGCCCTTCGGCAAGCACAAGGGCACGCTGATCGCCGACCTCCCGGGTAACTACCTGAACTGGTTCGCGCGCGAAGGCTTTCCGCCGGGACAGATTGGCGCGCTGTTGGCGCTGATGCATGAACTGGATCACAACGGGCTGGCGTATTTGCTGAAGCCGTTGCGTGGCGGCGACGACGCATAG
- a CDS encoding CaiB/BaiF CoA-transferase family protein, producing MDPSSHSDLPLAGIRVIDFSRVLAGPYCTALLGDLGAEVIKVEPPGGDDYRAVGPFVDGRSGLFSAMNRNKQSIVIDLKTAAGLELARALCERADVVVENFRPGVADKLGIGYEALRALNPSLVYASVSGFGQTGPESHRPAYDIILQALCGLMDATGAPDGAPTMLGEAVSDAVSGLFASWGVLAALLARAKNGRGTHVDVSMFDATLSLSATLVARYAATGRAPQRVGNRHPSSAPFGVYRAADGFYVVAVLNNKLFHTLAETIGCPQMAHDPRFADDESRCRFEPALRAALEGWSSGLSVAEVNRLLGAAGIPVAPIRNVRQALESEHAVHRGLLTEVAGPDGSTVRLPSQPVKFSGYGPNRVTPAPELGQHTQAILAAHDFTKENQHA from the coding sequence TTGGACCCATCCAGCCATTCCGACCTGCCGCTGGCCGGCATCCGTGTGATCGACTTTTCGCGGGTGCTGGCCGGCCCCTACTGCACCGCGCTGCTGGGCGACCTGGGCGCCGAAGTGATCAAGGTCGAACCGCCGGGCGGCGACGATTACCGCGCCGTCGGGCCCTTCGTCGACGGCAGGAGTGGGCTGTTCTCGGCGATGAACCGCAACAAGCAGAGCATCGTCATCGACCTGAAGACCGCAGCGGGGCTGGAACTTGCCCGCGCGCTGTGCGAGCGCGCCGACGTGGTGGTGGAGAACTTCCGCCCGGGCGTGGCGGACAAGCTCGGCATCGGCTACGAGGCGCTGCGGGCGCTGAATCCGTCGCTGGTCTATGCCAGCGTGTCCGGCTTCGGGCAGACCGGGCCGGAGTCGCACCGGCCGGCCTACGACATCATCCTGCAGGCGCTGTGCGGGCTGATGGACGCGACCGGCGCGCCGGACGGTGCGCCGACCATGCTGGGCGAGGCGGTCTCGGATGCGGTCAGCGGGCTCTTTGCCTCATGGGGCGTGCTGGCCGCGCTGCTGGCGCGCGCGAAGAACGGACGCGGCACGCATGTCGATGTGTCGATGTTCGACGCCACGCTGAGCCTGAGCGCGACGCTGGTGGCGCGCTATGCCGCCACCGGGCGGGCGCCGCAACGGGTCGGCAACCGCCATCCGTCGTCGGCGCCGTTCGGGGTGTACCGCGCCGCGGACGGGTTCTACGTGGTGGCGGTGCTCAACAACAAGCTGTTCCACACGCTGGCCGAGACCATCGGCTGCCCGCAGATGGCGCACGACCCGCGCTTTGCCGATGACGAATCGCGCTGCCGCTTCGAGCCCGCGCTGCGCGCTGCGCTGGAGGGGTGGTCGTCAGGCCTGTCCGTGGCGGAGGTGAACCGCCTGCTGGGCGCGGCGGGCATTCCGGTGGCGCCGATCCGCAATGTCAGGCAGGCGCTGGAAAGCGAGCATGCCGTCCATCGCGGCCTGCTCACCGAAGTGGCGGGGCCCGATGGGAGCACCGTGCGGCTGCCGTCGCAGCCGGTCAAGTTCTCGGGCTATGGCCCCAACCGCGTCACGCCCGCGCCGGAGTTGGGGCAGCACACCCAGGCCATCCTGGCCGCGCACGATTTCACCAAGGAGAATCAGCATGCTTAA